DNA sequence from the Podospora pseudocomata strain CBS 415.72m chromosome 2 map unlocalized CBS415.72m_2.2, whole genome shotgun sequence genome:
TTGCTCAAAGTGAACCGCTGGTCTAGATCGCAATGCTCGAAGAAGGTCATGGCGCTTCCCGTAGGCAACCTGATATTGAGGGATGGGTAAGATATGTAGCGTGCGAGTATCTAGCGATGAAGTTGACGGTGGATTGTTGGGTGTCTAAAAAGAGAGGCTTTGCGGCTCATATGTGATTGTtgaagtaggtaggtaagcaTGTGTGCACTGGAGGCTATTTTTAGCACGGCACATGACCTTGTAGCCTCGGACAATTCACTTGATTATGACCAAACATACCTCCTACACCTTGGACTGTCCAACAATCCTGGATATCTATCATCACGGCGGCGTTTGATGACTGAATGGGGCTAAATTGGACTTTTTTTCGAGTTGGCTGGTGGCCGCCTCACACCGCAGAAACACAGGAAAAGCTCAACAACTGCATCACAGCGCCGTATCGCCTTGTTTTGAATACTCGGACGTTTGGATACATGCTCATAAAGCTGTGAGTGCGAGTACCTATTTATGTATTGTCTAGGTAATGTTAAAAGCGAAGGGGACTCAAGTCGGCTCTTGTTCACTATGGAAAGTGTTCTCCATGGGGATAAGGTACCTACATTGCCCTGTTTCAACACACCTCTTGAAACTTTCCCGTCAGAGAGGTCTTTTAATCCGCGCCAGATTATTATTCTGGTCACCAAGAATGGATGAGCGGCGAAGACCGCAAggccaacttcaacaccgGCTTTCTTGTTTCAACCTGTGGTCATCGGCGATACGTGCTCACCTTCGTACGGGCAACCAACGGTTTTAGACTGTCAGCCCGTAGAGAGAATTCATCTTGTTAAGGTAGTTGCTGGCTTGAATGATGCGCTCTTAGTGTTGAAAGCAGCTATATATATGGTGCAAAACTCCCTCTGAAGTTGTTTCTATTTTTACAAGCTTCAATTCATATCAGTTCAGTTTTCTTTTGTATACCTAACTACCGCTTTATACACCAAGTTTCTACCTACTCCAGCAAACAATATCCTCAAATCagccccttccacctccagaaTCCCTTGCCATGGCTGCTAATATCACACCGGCGGAAGCCCGAGCACGGGATGACTTTCACCAGATGATGGGAAATACTTTCCAATCATGTGCCGTCGCTACCGAGCCTCCTTATCAAATTGTCGGCGACAGTGTCAGAGACCCCACATGCAACTGCTTCGGATGGGCTGTTTGGAATTCAGACTGGGAAGACCCCACTGACACTTACACCCTCCGTGGGCGTATCAATGCCCAATCATGGGCCCAGCTGGAAGAAGATTGCAAGAGCCCTGCCTACCCCCCGTGTTCCTGTTTGCTAACCGAGCTTTAGTTGACAAGCGCAAGTTTTACGAGCTTCCATTGAATACCCCTCGCCAAGTCGGCGACGTTGAGGTAAATATCATAGCCCCTCTCAACAATATGCTGCGTACGAAGAAACTGATTTGGCATTGCCTTTGCAACAGGTGTACAAAGCACCGCACTACACTGGACCGACGCATGCTCACAAGATCCTGGACCCGGCCAACAATATATGCGCCTCCAAGCAGGAAGACTGGGCAGCAATCACACATGACGGCGCGCTTCTCACTTCCCATTTCCCTGGTGACAACCGCAGATTCAAGTATGGCGATATTACAAAACTGTACCGCCGGGACGAGGCGAAACATAATGAAAGATGTAaggctacctacctatctaggTAGTATCTTGGGTCTTGATATGAGAAAAGGCAAAAGATGAAGTCAAATTTTAGCTGGCTAACAACATGCGCCACTAGGGACCCGAACTTCCCGATCCAATCGCAAGATTAGAAAAATGGATTCCGAGAAGACCAAGTCGGGCAAgacacaagaaaagaagaggccggccggcgcaCTGAAGAAGGATAGCGGTACCAAGAGGACCAAGACAGCGCCCGCAACTGCTAAACAAGTAAAGGCGGATATTGCCACAGCGCGAAGCCACCTGCTCAAGAAGTTTGCTTTGTGGAAAAGCCACAGCCCTCCTAGTAAGGCGGCTTCTACTCCGGCAAAGGGCACGAAGGGCGCCGCCCCTGTGAAGGGTGCGACTCCCGGAAAGACTGCTACCCCTGGTCAAACTGCTACGCCCGGCAAGACTCCTACTCCCGGCAAGACTCCTACTCCTACTCCCGGCAAGACTCCTACTCCTGCTCCCGGCAAGACTCCTACTTCTACTCCCGGCAAGACTTCTACTCCTACTCCCGGCAAGACTGCCACTCCTACTCCCGGCAAAACTCCTACTCCCGGCAAGACTGCCACTCCTACTCCCGGCAAGACTGCCACTCCTACTCCCGGCAAGACTGCCACTCCTACTCCCGGCAAGACTGCCACTCCCAACAAGACCACTTTGCCATCCAGACCGGCTGCGAGAAAATAAGCAAAGAAGTCCTGCCTTGCTTTGGAGTTAACGAACAAGTGagatttctttttcttttgttggagTCTACAGTGAGTAGCGGAAGCCTACCCACGGTCAGGAGGTTTAAGGATGAGCGAATATATAGAGGATAATTCTGAATAGACGTAAAAGGAGTTTTGGGTTTTATTGGGATGCACCCCTGGAGGGTGGAACTGGCTGGTCCAATATAATTGTTTTTCTTGAAAAGGTGTTCCACTCTTTCTTTGCTTCCTAGGCATCACTCCACTCTCATTGACGTTAGACCTTCATGTTCTCGAAAGGCAAAGCAGTGTGGCCGAATTATCAACTGTGGGATCGGTAGATTAGCCCTGAAAATACATCCCACTTCAGTCATCAGCAACCACCTGGCTGAACTCAATCCAAAGGCTTCCTGCCATAAACGACATAGCTGTAAAAACACATCAGATTAGCGCCTTTTGAAGCCCGTTGAGCTTGGGTGGGTAAGTACTCACAAAGGATAATAcgccctcacctcaccactCTTCAACTCGGCCACCGCCTTCTCCGTTAGCTCCTGGAGACCAGCCTCGTCCAACCCCGCAGCCCTCAAATAAGCCGGCATTCCCTTTCGGATGAATGTCTGAATCGAGACACTCCCCATCTCTCCAATCTCCCTATCCCTCTCATTCTCATGCCATCCCGTCGTCGGCAAGCCCGGCTCCGCCAGCCGctcctccacatccacaaATCCAATCTCCTGAAGCCACTTCTTGTAGTTTTTGGACTTGGTCATGCTGATACCAGCCTTGAGGGAACCCTGGTTGAACAGATCAACAATCTTTTCAAACGACGTGCCCGAGGCGGAGCCGTCTGGGGAGTGGATCTCGACGCAGAGGTCTTGAATCTCGACGTAGCCTCCGGGGGCGAGGTTCTCGTAGACGGATCGGAAGACCTGCGTGGGCTGGGTGAAGCAGCTGAGGATCATGCGGAAGTGGACAAAGTCGAATTTGGTGTCCGGGGCGAAGGTCCAGGGGCCGTCTTGGGCGTCAATGTTGCTTTGAAAGGTGCAGTTGGAGGGGACGGGAGTGATGGCGGGGGTGATGCTGTCGATGTCTATGCCGGTGACGCGGGCAGCTGGGTGTTGTTTTGCTGGAAGCAAGTTGGTA
Encoded proteins:
- a CDS encoding uncharacterized protein (EggNog:ENOG502QRPA; COG:S): MGPAGRRLQEPCLPPVFLFANRALVDKRKFYELPLNTPRQVGDVEVYKAPHYTGPTHAHKILDPANNICASKQEDWAAITHDGALLTSHFPGDNRRFKYGDITKLYRRDEAKHNERWTRTSRSNRKIRKMDSEKTKSGKTQEKKRPAGALKKDSGTKRTKTAPATAKQVKADIATARSHLLKKFALWKSHSPPSKAASTPAKGTKGAAPVKGATPGQTATPGKTPTPGKTPTPTPGKTPTPAPGKTPTSTPGKTATPTPGKTATPTPGKTATPTPGKTATPNKTTLPSRPAARK
- a CDS encoding uncharacterized protein (EggNog:ENOG503NUA9; COG:S), which codes for MTTTGTGQQSASASDPTSDGRTFQDPKKYLLPNDKQEKERLAKQHPAARVTGIDIDSITPAITPVPSNCTFQSNIDAQDGPWTFAPDTKFDFVHFRMILSCFTQPTQVFRSVYENLAPGGYVEIQDLCVEIHSPDGSASGTSFEKIVDLFNQGSLKAGISMTKSKNYKKWLQEIGFVDVEERLAEPGLPTTGWHENERDREIGEMGSVSIQTFIRKGMPAYLRAAGLDEAGLQELTEKAVAELKSGEVRAYYPFYVVYGRKPLD